CCATGGCGAGTTCATCGTCGGTGGCGCGCCGCGTCGTGGACCACATGTCGGCGTACTGCCCGCGCTTGAAGGTCTCGTGGGTCGCGTCGATCTTCTCGTAGAGGCCGGCGAGCGACGGCTTCATGCCGACGACCCCGATGCTGCCCGTGATGGTGAGCGGATCTACGAAGATGCGCTCCGCGGCGCAGGCGATGTAGTAGCCGCCTGAGCCGGCGACGTCGGCCATCGAGACGATGAGCGGCTTCTTCGCGGCGACGCGCATCGTCTCCTTCCAGATGATGTCCGAAGCGAGCGCGCTCCCGCCGCCGCTGTCGACGCGGAGCACGACCGCCTGGACCCTGGGGTCACGCCTCGCCCGAGCGAGGGCCGCGACGAGCGTCTCGGATCCTATGGACTCGCCGCCCCAGACGGGGTCGTGTCCGCCCTTGCCGACGTCGATGCTGCCGTACGCCCCGACGACCGCGATCGTCGGGCCGGGGTGCCAATCGTAGGCCTTGTCGCGCCAGTCGGAGACGCTCAGCGTCGTGATGCCGTCGGTCTCCTCGGGCGGCTTCCGGCCGGCGAGCCTCACCGCGACCGCCTTGGCGTCGGCCCAGAACGCCAGGGAGTCCACGAGCCCCGCCTCGACGGCCTGATGACCGT
The Candidatus Eisenbacteria bacterium DNA segment above includes these coding regions:
- the sppA gene encoding signal peptide peptidase SppA translates to IEWDYVSAGKYKSTFHSIGAGPLTDEQREEVQGLVDDVYAEIVRAVVEGRGLSRERAELVCDGRMFYGHQAVEAGLVDSLAFWADAKAVAVRLAGRKPPEETDGITTLSVSDWRDKAYDWHPGPTIAVVGAYGSIDVGKGGHDPVWGGESIGSETLVAALARARRDPRVQAVVLRVDSGGGSALASDIIWKETMRVAAKKPLIVSMADVAGSGGYYIACAAERIFVDPLTITGSIGVVGMKPSLAGLYEKIDATHETFKRGQYADMWSTTRRATDDELAMAEDLMERHYDDFVAKVAQGRKLDEARVREIGQGRVYTGNQAVAIGLADQLGGLSEAIDYACERIGVERDRATVVAFTESPSFFDLLLKSASAKLGLSRLISFGETGPEDLVQFRMTSRVPGQ